The following are encoded in a window of Ogataea parapolymorpha DL-1 chromosome VII, whole genome shotgun sequence genomic DNA:
- a CDS encoding Coatomer subunit beta, which produces MKLDIKKLSSTRSDRVKGIDFHPTEPWVLTTLYSGKIEIWSYETGSVVKAIDVTNVPVRAGKFVARKNWVVVGSDDFQIRVYNYNTGERVAQFEAHPDYIRSIAIHPTRSYVLTSSDDYTVKLWNWDNNWKLEQIFEGHQHYVMSVAFNPKDSNTFASACLDKTVKIWSLGSRVPNFTLLAPESKGFNYVDYYPHGDKPYLITSSDDKSVKVWDYQTKSCVATLEGHSSNVSFAVFHSELPLIISGSEDASIKIWNSNTYKLEKSLNYSMERAWCVATKKGSSLMAVGFDTGHVVVKLGDDKPLLSMDPMGKIVYSKHTDIYNSVIKASDAQLGDGEILPLTHKELGSIEIFPSTLKHSPNGRFVTVTGDNEYIIYTALAWRNKMYGPALDFVWAQDSNYYAIRESASSVKIYKNFKEKTSGQIDLIYAADKLFGGTLLTVKSDGFVSLYNWDTGDLVRRIDVEAEDVVWSENGELMLIVSSETAYALRFDKDVFQEHLNNGTIDPQEGCEDCFEVLYDVQDQIVSGQWVGDVFIYTSSSNRLNYLVGGSINNLAHFDKTMYLLGYLPRDNKVYVADKDINILSYYLSLSVLEFQTVVLRGDLDQADELMANIDPKDIPKIARFLEQQGFKEKALELTNDSEQKFELAIETLNLTLAQEIAEQDNSPHKWKKLGDIAMANWNLKLAKEAFIRCNDYASLLLLYTSVNDVAGLKKLSDECVIAGKFNLAFSSAWAASDLSTCSEILLKTDRPAEAALLSKAYEKNNTTIDDKLSQWKLYLNGIGKERLSSRLLDMKQNKSEAAAEKTEETLIDLEEE; this is translated from the exons ATGAAGCTGGATATTAAG AAACTTTCAAGTACCAGGTCAGATCGAGTGAAGGGCATCGATTTTCATCCTACAGAGCCTTGGGTTTTGACAACTCTTTACAGCGGAAAAATAGAAATCTGGTCCTATGAAACCGGATCTGTCGTCAAAGCAATTGATGTTACCAATGTCCCCGTTAGAGCAGGTAAATTCGTCGCCCGCAAAAATTGGGTTGTCGTTGGATCTGACGATTTTCAGATTAGAGTTTACAACTATAATACTGGTGAACGCGTTGCTCAATTCGAAGCTCATCCTGACTACATTAGGTCCATTGCAATCCACCCCACTAGATCGTACGTTTTGACTTCATCGGACGATTACACTGTCAAGCTCTGGAACTGGGACAATAATTGGAAATTGGAGCAAATTTTTGAAGGACACCAGCATTATGTGATGTCTGTCGCTTTCAATCCAAAAGATTCTAACACTTTTGCGTCTGCTTGTCTGGATAAAACTGTGAAAATCTGGTCTCTTGGATCTAGGGTTCCAAATTTTACACTTCTTGCGCCCGAATCAAAAGGTTTCAACTATGTTGATTACTATCCACATGGAGACAAGCCTTATTTGATCACTTCTTCTGATGATAAGTCGGTTAAGGTTTGGGATTACCAAACAAAGTCCTGTGTTGCAACATTGGAGGGGCACTCTTCTAATGTGTCGTTTGCAGTTTTTCATTCCGAATTGCCTTTGATCATCTCTGGATCCGAAGATGCTTCTATCAAAATCTGGAATTCAAATACCTATAAATTAGAAAAGTCGCTGAATTATTCGATGGAGAGAGCATGGTGTGTGGCAACAAAGAAAGGTTCAAGTCTGATGGCTGTAGGTTTCGACACTGGACACGTTGTCGTCAAATTGGGGGATGATAAGCCTTTATTATCCATGGACCCTATGGGCAAAATCGTTTACTCGAAACATACTGATATATACAATTCGGTGATCAAGGCTTCTGATGCGCAATTaggagatggagaaatTTTGCCCTTGACTCACAAAGAGCTAGGAAGTATTGAAATATTTCCAAGTACATTGAAACATTCTCCAAATGGAAGGTTTGTCACGGTTACTGGGGACAACGAGTACATTATTTACACTGCACTGGCATGGAGGAATAAGATGTATGGTCCAGCTTTAGATTTCGTTTGGGCGCAGGATTCTAATTATTATGCTATCAGAGAATCGGCATCCTCAGTCAAAATATACAAAAACTTCAAAGAGAAAACAAGTGGCCAAATCGATTTGATCTATGCCGCTGATAAGCTCTTTGGTGGAACTTTATTGACTGTTAAATCCGATGGGTTCGTGTCGCTGTACAATTGGGACACGGGTGACTTGGTTAGAAGAATTGATGTTGAAGCGGAAGATGTTGTCTGGtcagaaaatggtgaaTTGATGCTTATTGTCTCGAGCGAAACTGCTTATGCACTTAGGTTCGACAAAGACgtctttcaagaacacTTGAATAACGGAACAATTGATCCACAGGAGGGATGCGAGGATTGCTTTGAGGTTCTTTACGATGTTCAGGATCAAATAGTGAGCGGTCAATGGGTGGGTGATGTGTTCATTTACACCTCATCTTCGAATAGGCTGAACTATCTTGTTGGAGGTTCGATCAACAACTTGGCTCACTTTGATAAAACAATGTATTTGTTGGGATATTTACCGAGAGACAATAAGGTTTATGTTGCTGACAAAGACATCAACATCTTATCTTATTATTTGTCACTGTCTGTCTTAGAATTCCAGACAGTTGTTTTGCGCGGCGACCTTGATCAGGCAGATGAGTTGATGGCGAATATCGACCCTAAAGACATCCCAAAGATTGCCAGATTTTTAGAACAACAGGgtttcaaagaaaaagcacTAGAACTTACAAATGATTCTGAGCAGAAATTTGAGCTAGCGATTGAAACACTGAATCTCACTCTTGCGCAAGAAATTGCGGAGCAAGACAACAGTCCTCACAAGTGGAAAAAGCTGGGGGATATTGCCATGGCGAATTGGAATCTCAAGTTAGCTAAAGAAGCTTTCATCAGATGTAATGACTATGCATCACTTTTACTTCTTTACACCTCAGTCAATGATGTTGCTGGCCTGAAGAAATTGAGCGACGAGTGTGTTATCGCTGGGAAATTCAACTTagcattttcttctgcaTGGGCTGCATCGGACCTGTCCACTTGTTCTGAGATTCTTCTCAAGACGGACAGGCCTGCAGAGGCTGCTTTGTTGAGCAAAGCctatgaaaaaaataatacGACTATTGATGATAAACTATCTCAATGGAAACTCTATTTGAATGGAATAGGGAAAGAGAGACTTAGCTCAAGACTGCTTGATATGAAGCAGAACAAAAGTGAAGCAGCGGCTGAAAAAACAGAGGAAACCCTCATTGATTTAGAAGAAGAGTAA
- a CDS encoding Ribosomal RNA methyltransferase MRM2, mitochondrial, whose translation MIMVLPSVGTKVTHRMYTHKESMLFIWLTRRYSKKSGSSHRWIQRQRTDLYTRDAKHYDYKSRAAFKLLQIDEKFGIFSQERISNILDLGAAPGAWSQVALERCRKGSNILGVDLLVYQPPNGSSSMQANILSKKTHENIKEHFKVVEMEKLKQKFQPIEVISNQTAFEIQATSVIDSESELSKLEKTEQEHSLQNVYYDELYRPVDVILSDMYVPFPQIGGFANQTTNMPYIRMANTSGLSFRDHAMSMDLCDAALITSIDLLKKGGNSVFKFFTGKDDKFLEKRLTHVFRKVIRFKPKACRPESKECYFVCLDKVDNFVDKKQVFRAA comes from the coding sequence ATGATTATGGTGCTGCCTTCGGTGGGCACCAAAGTCACCCACAGGATGTATACTCATAAGGAATCAATGCTGTTTATTTGGCTGACGAGAAGGTACTCAAAGAAATCAGGTTCTTCTCACAGATGGATTCAAAGACAACGGACCGATTTGTACACGCGCGACGCAAAACATTACGATTACAAGTCAAGAGCCGCGTTTAAGCTACTTCAAATTGATGAGAAATTTGGAATATTTTCCCAAGAACGGATTTCCAACATACTCGATCTCGGTGCGGCTCCAGGAGCATGGAGTCAAGTTGCCCTGGAGCGCTGTCGGAAAGGTTCAAACATTCTTGGGGTGGATCTGCTCGTATATCAACCTCCTAATGGATCGTCTTCTATGCAAGCAAATATTTTGAGTAAGAAGACCCATGAAAACATAAAGGAACACTTCAAAGTTGTTGAGATGGAGAAATTGAAACAGAAATTTCAGCCAATTGAGGTGATCAGTAATCAAACGGCCTTCGAAATACAAGCTACGTCAGTCATAGATTCAGAGTCTGAATTAAgcaaacttgaaaaaacCGAACAGGAGCACTCATTGCAAAATGTCTACTACGATGAGTTATACAGACCTGTGGATGTGATTTTAAGTGATATGTACGTTCCCTTTCCTCAAATAGGAGGATTTGCAAATCAGACTACTAACATGCCATATATAAGGATGGCTAATACTTCAGGTTTATCGTTCAGAGACCATGCCATGTCAATGGACTTATGTGACGCTGCCCTTATAACATCCATAGATTTATTGAAAAAGGGTGGCAATTCTGTGTTTAAGTTTTTTACTGGTAAAGACGATAAATTCCTTGAAAAAAGGCTTACGCATGTCTTCCGCAAAGTCATCCGTTTTAAACCAAAGGCATGCAGGCCAGAATCCAAGGAATGCTATTTTGTTTGCTTGGATAAGGTTGACAATTTCGTCGATAAAAAACAAGTTTTTCGAGCCGCATAA
- a CDS encoding 60S ribosomal protein L10a: MSKVSATQVRENVKEILKFSNETKKRNFLETVELQVGLKNYDPQRDKRFSGTLKLPQVPRPNMTICIFGDAFDVDRAKSLGVDAMSVDDLKKLNKNKKLIKKLAKKYNAFIASEVLIKQVPRLLGPQLSKAGKFPTPVSHNDDLYSKVTDVKSTIKFQLKKVLCLAVAVGHVEMEEDVLVTQIMMAINFLVSLLKKNWQNVGSLVIKSSMGPSFRLY; the protein is encoded by the coding sequence ATGTCTAAAGTCAGCGCTACCCAAGTGAGAGAGAATGTCAAGGAGATCCTTAAGTTCTCCAacgagaccaagaagagaaacTTTTTGGAGACTGTTGAGTTACAGGTTGGTCTCAAAAATTATGACCCGCAGAGAGACAAGCGTTTCTCTGGTACTTTGAAACTACCACAAGTGCCAAGACCAAACATGACCATTTGTATATTTGGTGATGCTTTCGATGTTGACAGAGCTAAGTCGCTTGGTGTTGATGCTATGTCTGTTGATgacttgaagaagttgaacaagaacaagaagttgatcaagaagctggccaaaaaGTACAATGCTTTCATTGCTTCTGAAGTTTTGATCAAACAAGTGCCAAGACTGTTGGGTCCTCAGCTGTCCAAGGCTGGTAAGTTCCCAACTCCAGTCTCCCACAACGACGACTTGTATTCCAAGGTTACTGATGTGAAGTCCACTATCAAATTCCAGTTGAAGAAGGTTTTGTGCctggctgttgctgttggtCACGTTGAGATGGAGGAGGATGTTCTTGTTACTCAAATCATGATGGCCATCAATTTCTTGGTCTCCTtattgaagaagaactgGCAAAACGTTGGCTCACTTGTCATCAAGTCCTCTATGGGTCCTTCTTTCAGACTTTATTAA
- a CDS encoding tyrosyl-DNA phosphodiesterase 1 — protein MSESETDISVEFLEEKTVSNEHHVISLDSDEDSAEVKAKHETFRLKQNTSKRGLEEIPIDAEEHGLKKPTLRSSTEGGQDIPRFQSPIRLISNDPYCRVFPPSSDRHTVTLFDLVGSRILEHSYQFNMLIDCEFLLPFFKADPLNFELTLIGVQSNIAVEEIHRLQYRIKTVDVSTKLPKWGTHHSKVMINFFHDDTCQIVIHTMNLTHTDYLAQTQMCWISPRLRKLNSRADTHDKKETLDPIYDVGIIFKRDFLQYLYTYENSVVSSLAVKLKAFDFSPIDVAFVGSSPGRYEFNLNDRTKTNLDSVRDRPLYGYGRLRQVLDRYKLTTPNDAKLIMQVSSISAPLDNKHTNIGTHVLSSIVEGSQVIVKQPNHKFGGETGVEINIIWPTEKEIMNAHYGHISGHAVMFKSKASNGWYAYENQAKFLRSFFYRWSSKSASQSIAGRSNLSPHVKSYCVTKNDFETLEWFLLTSANLSKQAWGAPDRGYGATFQSKSQTKHVYTVKSFEAGVLIVPACIKTKYKIKKPFALTPVQGTDFYEGVNDGNVHYPIRLPYDTPLKKYSDNDRPWTTEKLEEIYNTS, from the coding sequence ATGTCAGAATCCGAAACAGACATTTCtgttgagtttcttgaggaGAAAACCGTGAGCAATGAGCATCATGTTATCAGTCTAGACAGTGATGAGGATTCTGCTGAGGTAAAAGCCAAACATGAGACATTCAGATTGAAGCAAAATACCTCAAAACGCGGATTGGAGGAAATTCCTATTGATGCAGAAGAACATGGACTGAAGAAACCGACATTGCGCTCTTCGACTGAAGGTGGGCAAGATATACCGAGATTTCAGTCTCCGATCAGACTCATCTCCAACGATCCATACTGCAGGGTGTTTCCACCATCATCTGACAGGCATACTGTTACTTTGTTTGATTTGGTGGGATCCAGAATACTCGAACACAGTTACCAATTTAATATGCTCATAGACTGTGAATTTTTGCTACCTTTCTTCAAAGCGGATCCCTTGAATTTTGAGCTTACTCTCATTGGGGTGCAATCCAATATTGCAGTTGAAGAGATTCACCGTCTTCAATATCGAATAAAAACAGTTGATGTGTCTACCAAATTGCCCAAATGGGGAACTCATCATTCGAAAGTGATGATCAACTTTTTTCATGATGATACATGTCAAATCGTCATCCATACCATGAATCTTACTCACACGGATTATCTagctcaaactcaaatGTGCTGGATATCTCCAAGATTAAGGAAGTTAAATTCTCGTGCTGACACACATGATAAAAAAGAGACTCTTGATCCAATCTACGATGTTGGCATTATTTTCAAAAGAGACTTTTTACAATACCTCTACACATACGAAAACTCTGTGGTGTCTTCATTAGCTGTAAAGTTGAAAGCATTTGATTTCTCTCCCATTGACGTAGCCTTTGTTGGTTCAAGCCCGGGACGTTATGAATTCAACTTGAACGACCGCACAAAAACAAATTTAGATTCCGTACGTGACAGACCGCTGTATGGTTATGGGAGGTTACGCCAAGTCCTGGACCGATATAAGCTGACTACCCCAAATGACGCAAAACTTATAATGCAAGTATCGTCGATAAGTGCACCGCTAGATAACAAGCATACAAACATTGGCACACACGTTTTGTCAAGTATTGTGGAAGGATCGCAGGTAATCGTCAAGCAGCCAAACCATAAATTTGGAGGCGAAACTGGGGttgaaataaatattatCTGGCCAACAGAGAAGGAGATTATGAATGCACATTATGGCCACATATCAGGACATGCAGTGATGTTCAAGTCAAAAGCAAGCAACGGTTGGTACGCTTATGAGAATCAAGCTAAATTCCTTAGATCATTCTTTTACAGATGGTCTTCCaaatcagcttctcaatctATTGCCGGAAGGAGTAATTTATCGCCGCATGTCAAATCTTACTGTGTGACCAAAAATGACTTTGAGACATTAGAGTGGTTCCTTTTAACGTCAGCTAATCTTTCGAAACAAGCATGGGGGGCACCTGACCGTGGATATGGAGCGACTTTTCAAAGTAAATCGCAGACCAAACATGTCTACACAGTGAAATCTTTTGAGGCAGGTGTTCTTATCGTCCCTGCATGCATAAAGACAAAATACAAGATAAAGAAACCTTTTGCGCTGACCCCGGTACAAGGAACAGACTTCTATGAAGGTGTGAATGATGGCAATGTACACTATCCGATCAGACTACCTTATGACACTCCTTTAAAAAAGTACTCTGACAATGATCGTCCATGGACGACAGAAAAATTGGAGGAGATTTACAACACAAGCTAG
- a CDS encoding putative GTPase involved in 60S ribosomal subunit biogenesis, producing the protein MPPKTEPRKWKPPKGPKNTPHKNKNTIGLGRSIKNFKNQENKVYYLPDGEMRFTTDKHEDDWVKLRSVTQENALDEFLNTAALADKDFSAERSTGIKIVSVNNQTVDSGNYNPYLLTTEEEIKKFHVQREHISELRVPRRPRWDKSMTKHELERLESEAFLEWRRNLALLQQNHDLLLTPFERNILVWKQLWRVVERSDLVVQIVDARNPLLFRSEDLENYVKETNPLKRNLLLVNKADLLTYGQRLEWARYFKAHNIKYTFFSAYLANEDLQREKEKLEQRQIEIEQEIEVRDNVLSEELDSDLSGESDLDDEEKQEMETLKQELKSMEEKLQGYSLQNSTEAGDEEDTNEMTRIITVQELEDLCLRVAPEPLTEPPEGQPRRLQIGLVGYPNVGKSSTINALVGSKRVSVSSTPGKTKHFQTILLSDKVILCDCPGLVFPNFAYTNADLVCNGILPIDQLREYTGPMQLVAKRIPKYFLEAVYGITIDTLPIEEGGTGIPNAHEVLNAFARARGFMTQGYGSADESRAARYILKDYASGKLLFVEPPPNEDGSRKDDESSRKFNEGLYTVYNLPEQRRQQILNAMKDKNIDFQDFNLATDLHKLTFSSHLSANDAITGNKHARTHGGKQAALVSSAAELDNEFFKMNEVKGSFQSPFHTKDGSLRGDKKHNKANKKKAKKLRKATVAA; encoded by the coding sequence ATGCCACCGAAGACGGAACCAAGAAAATGGAAGCCTCCCAAGGGCCCAAAAAATACACCTcacaaaaacaagaatACCATTGGTTTGGGAAGAAGCATCAAGAATTTCAAAAACCAGGAAAATAAAGTGTACTATCTGCCTGACGGAGAAATGCGGTTCACCACAGACAAACATGAAGATGACTGGGTCAAACTACGTTCGGTCACACAAGAAAATGCTCTTGATGAATTCTTGAATACAGCAGCTTTGGCAGACAAAGACTTTTCTGCTGAGAGATCTACAGGAATCAAAATTGTAAGTGTCAATAATCAGACTGTGGATAGTGGCAACTACAATCCTTATTTGCTTACTACCGAGgaagaaattaaaaagtTTCATGTTCAAAGAGAGCATATTTCCGAGTTGCGGGTGCCGAGACGTCCTAGATGGGATAAATCGATGACCAAGCATGAGCTCGAAAGATTGGAAAGCGAAGCTTTTCTTGAGTGGCGGCGTAACCTTGCCCTGTTGCAGCAAAATCATGATCTATTGCTTACGCCATTCGAGAGAAATATCTTGGTTTGGAAACAACTGTGGAGAGTGGTAGAAAGGTCCGATTTGGTTGTTCAGATCGTGGATGCAAGAAATCCCCTGCTTTTCCGTTCTGAAGACCTGGAAAATTACGTTAAGGAAACTAATCCTTTAAAACGAAATTTGTTGTTGGTCAACAAAGCTGATCTACTAACTTATGGCCAAAGGTTGGAGTGGGCTCGTTATTTCAAAGCACATAATATCAAGTACACATTTTTCAGTGCATACCTCGCAAACGAGGATCTTCAGAGAGAAAAGGAAAAACTTGAGCAACGACAAATAGAAATAGAGCAGGAAATTGAGGTTCGCGATAATGTGCTTTCTGAAGAATTGGATTCGGACCTGTCCGGTGAATCCGATTTGgatgacgaagaaaaacaagaaatgGAGACACTCAAACAAGAATTGAAATCGATGGAGGAAAAATTACAAGGATACAGCTTACAAAACTCCACAGAGGCTGGAGATGAGGAAGATACAAACGAGATGACACGAATCATAACGGTACAGGAGTTGGAAGATCTGTGTCTCAGAGTTGCTCCGGAACCATTGACTGAGCCGCCTGAAGGTCAACCTAGACGCCTTCAAATTGGGTTAGTTGGGTACCCTAACGTAGGTAAGTCGTCGACTATCAATGCTTTGGTAGGCTCTAAACGAGTGTCGGTGTCTTCGACCCCCGGGAAAACAAAGCATTTCCAAACGATTTTGCTTTCTGACAAAGTAATCCTATGTGATTGTCCAGGTTTAGTTTTCCCTAACTTTGCATACACCAATGCAGATCTGGTTTGCAATGGTATACTTCCTATAGATCAACTTCGTGAGTACACAGGGCCTATGCAGCTGGTTGCCAAACGAATTCCGAAGTATTTCCTAGAAGCTGTTTACGGTATCACCATTGACACCCTACCTATTGAGGAGGGAGGAACGGGAATACCAAATGCTCATGAGGTCCTGAATGCTTTTGCCAGAGCGAGGGGATTCATGACGCAAGGATATGGTTCAGCTGATGAAAGTCGCGCAGCAAGATATATTCTTAAAGATTATGCCTCAGGGAAGCTCTTATTTGTTGAGCCTCCCCCAAATGAAGATGGTTCGAGAAAGGACGATGAAAGTTCACGAAAATTCAATGAAGGCTTATACACTGTTTACAATTTACCCGAGCAAAGAAGACAACAAATCCTGAATGCCATGAAAGATAAGAACATTGATTTCCAAGATTTTAATTTGGCCACAGATTTGCACAAATTAACGTTCTCTTCACACCTCTCTGCTAATGATGCAATAACTGGAAACAAGCATGCTCGTACTCATGGCGGTAAGCAAGCTGCTTTGGTCAGCTCTGCTGCCGAACTCGACaatgaatttttcaaaatgaaTGAGGTGAAAGGAAGTTTTCAGTCACCATTTCACACCAAGGACGGAAGTCTCAGAGGTGATAAGAAACACAACAAGGCTAACAAAAAAAAGGCTAAGAAACTTCGAAAAGCGACAGTCGCTGCGTAA